The following are encoded in a window of Gossypium raimondii isolate GPD5lz chromosome 13, ASM2569854v1, whole genome shotgun sequence genomic DNA:
- the LOC105781086 gene encoding uncharacterized protein LOC105781086, with protein sequence MKSLSSVGIGLSIAFASLLLALVGELYYLLWWKKRLTSRRDFFYMFCLKTSSSSSPPTTNEDDVHHHNNLHSNKDGMLKPFDDHQHQHHHHQPELMRPTPRFLFTIAEETKEDLELEEGKSKGKFGSRDMSVETPFLTPLASPTFLTPPHTPTVDEPIQQQGFDPLFEATTDAEFNKLRSSPPPKFKFLQEAEEKLHKRMLMVDEDNDGNNNGGFDEENGEMTPPSRYLKDEEDESFITIIVNNNHSHQQVIPLSLTKKN encoded by the coding sequence aTGAAATCATTGAGCAGTGTGGGGATTGGTTTGAGCATAGCTTTTGCTTCTCTTTTGTTAGCTTTGGTTGGTgagttatattatttgttatggtGGAAGAAGAGATTAACAAGTAGAAGGGATTTCTTTTACATGTTTTGTTTGAAAacttcatcatcttcatcaccACCAACAACAAATGAAGATGATGTTCATCATCATAATAATTTGCATTCAAACAAAGATGGGATGTTGAAGCCATTTGATGACCATCAgcatcagcatcatcatcatcagccCGAGTTGATGAGGCCTACGCCAAGGTTTCTCTTCACCATTGCTGAAGAAACAAAGGAGGATTTGGAGTTAGAAGAAGGTAAATCCAAGGGTAAGTTTGGGTCAAGAGATATGAGTGTTGAAACCCCATTTTTAACCCCACTTGCTTCCCCAACATTTTTAACACCTCCCCATACACCAACGGTTGATGAACCCATTCAACAACAAGGGTTCGACCCTTTGTTTGAAGCTACAACTGATGCTGAGTTCAATAAGTTAAGATCATCACCACCCCCAAAGTTCAAGTTCTTGCAAGAAGCAGAAGAGAAGCTTCATAAAAGAATGTTAATGGTTGATGAGGATAATGATGGTAATAACAATGGTGGATTTGACGAAGAAAATGGTGAAATGACACCTCCTTCAAGGTATCtcaaagatgaagaagatgaatctTTTATCACAATCATTGTTAATAATAATCACAGTCATCAACAGGTAATTCCTCTAAGTCTaaccaaaaaaaattga
- the LOC105783544 gene encoding dolichyl-diphosphooligosaccharide--protein glycosyltransferase subunit 4A-like: MIDDEQLGFLANFLGIFIFALVIAYHYVMADPKYEGN, from the coding sequence ATGATTGATGATGAACAACTGGGGTTTCTCGCCAATTTTCTGGGCATTTTTATATTCGCGTTGGTAATTGCTTACCATTACGTGATGGCTGACCCAAAATATGAAGGAAACTGA